The Winogradskyella schleiferi genome has a window encoding:
- a CDS encoding OB-fold protein: MLKKLIIFGILIISVIAGYNYIFQDHRTIEDETAEFIISASAIGNQFSNDLKTAEATYLNKTIEVSGRISEINTTEVTLDDKVFCQFSEALEASIQQNSKLKIKGRVIGYDDLLEQVKLDQCTIINTKN, from the coding sequence ATGCTTAAAAAACTTATCATTTTCGGTATTCTAATTATTTCTGTAATTGCTGGATACAACTATATCTTTCAAGACCATAGAACTATTGAAGATGAAACGGCAGAATTCATAATATCAGCAAGTGCCATTGGGAACCAATTTTCGAATGATTTAAAAACCGCTGAAGCGACCTATTTAAACAAAACTATTGAGGTTTCTGGTCGCATTTCAGAAATAAATACAACGGAAGTTACATTAGACGATAAAGTGTTTTGTCAGTTTTCGGAAGCCTTAGAAGCTTCAATACAACAAAATTCAAAACTTAAAATAAAAGGACGTGTTATTGGCTACGATGACTTACTGGAACAAGTGAAATTAGATCAATGCACCATTATTAATACTAAAAATTAA
- a CDS encoding T9SS type A sorting domain-containing protein, which yields MKTNYTLKMALLLLIATFCFSNLTAQVRILRLDPATNSVTLKNFGSSNVPISGYWFCNFPMYAQVSDMTSTASLDPGEEVNIGSTINFAVADGEFGLYTTNSEGFGSSNAMIDYLQWGSAGHQRESTAVGAGVWDAGSFVNVSPPFEYNGDGTQNGAAFWVTLGVDDFETISQIELFPNPTSTTLNIIINRSAINGTIGIYDILGKEVISQSINSSDALQLDVSNLISGMYLIKIATENSVETKRFIKN from the coding sequence ATGAAAACAAATTACACACTAAAAATGGCATTACTGTTGCTTATCGCTACATTTTGCTTTTCGAATTTAACCGCTCAAGTAAGAATCTTGAGACTAGATCCAGCTACAAACTCTGTAACCCTTAAAAACTTTGGGTCTAGTAACGTCCCAATTTCTGGATATTGGTTTTGTAATTTTCCGATGTATGCCCAAGTAAGTGATATGACAAGTACAGCAAGCTTAGATCCAGGCGAGGAAGTGAATATAGGAAGTACTATAAACTTTGCTGTTGCAGATGGCGAATTTGGATTGTACACCACAAATTCGGAAGGTTTTGGATCTTCTAATGCCATGATAGATTACCTTCAATGGGGAAGTGCAGGTCACCAAAGGGAATCTACAGCTGTTGGAGCTGGCGTGTGGGATGCTGGTAGTTTTGTAAATGTTTCGCCTCCTTTTGAATATAATGGAGATGGCACACAAAATGGTGCTGCATTTTGGGTTACACTTGGTGTTGACGATTTTGAGACCATCAGCCAAATAGAACTGTTCCCAAACCCAACTTCAACCACTTTAAATATTATTATTAACCGTAGCGCTATTAACGGAACGATAGGTATATATGATATTTTAGGTAAGGAAGTCATAAGCCAGAGTATTAATTCTAGTGATGCTTTACAACTTGATGTTTCAAATTTAATTAGTGGTATGTATTTGATAAAAATCGCTACAGAAAATAGTGTAGAAACCAAACGTTTTATTAAAAACTAA
- a CDS encoding DUF5777 family beta-barrel protein — protein sequence MKYTFICSLLLSCLFLSAQDDDLLSEINTDSVINNYATAAFKGLKIVNFESTKLVAKKELTFIVSHRFGSIENGFDSFFGLDDAVTRLNFVYGITDALNIGVSRSSFQKIYETSAKYRLVRQKDNGFPFTIVGFNSILINSALEQENLPKLEFKDRLSYTVQVLISRKLSSNLSLELAPTFFHDNFVAYNEQHNSQYAIGFGGRQKLAKRWSINVDYGWHLNRAENSPFKNPLSIGFDLETGGHVFQMHFSNAQAMNTNGFLGQATGDWTDGNIYFGFNLSRVF from the coding sequence ATGAAATATACTTTTATATGTTCACTACTATTGTCATGCCTATTTTTAAGCGCTCAAGACGATGATTTATTAAGTGAAATTAACACCGATTCTGTAATTAATAATTACGCCACAGCTGCTTTTAAAGGTTTGAAAATTGTAAATTTTGAATCTACAAAACTTGTTGCAAAGAAGGAGTTGACCTTTATTGTTTCGCATCGTTTTGGAAGTATAGAAAATGGATTTGATAGCTTCTTTGGATTAGATGATGCTGTTACCAGACTGAATTTTGTATATGGCATTACCGATGCTCTTAACATTGGCGTTTCTAGAAGTTCGTTTCAAAAAATTTATGAAACTTCAGCAAAATATAGATTAGTTAGACAAAAAGATAATGGATTTCCATTTACTATTGTTGGCTTTAATTCCATACTTATAAATTCCGCATTAGAACAGGAAAATTTACCAAAGTTAGAATTTAAAGATCGCTTAAGTTACACTGTACAAGTGTTAATATCGAGAAAATTAAGTTCAAATTTGTCGTTGGAATTAGCACCAACTTTTTTCCACGACAATTTTGTGGCTTACAACGAGCAACACAACTCACAGTATGCTATAGGTTTTGGAGGACGACAAAAATTAGCGAAACGTTGGTCCATCAACGTCGATTATGGCTGGCATTTAAACCGAGCCGAAAACTCACCATTTAAAAATCCGTTGTCTATTGGTTTCGATTTAGAAACTGGTGGCCATGTGTTTCAAATGCATTTCTCAAATGCGCAAGCCATGAATACCAACGGGTTTTTAGGCCAAGCCACAGGAGATTGGACCGATGGTAATATTTATTTTGGGTTTAACTTAAGCCGTGTGTTTTAA
- a CDS encoding YceI family protein has protein sequence MRQIIGLLLLLTGTIATSQNRYLTKTGELSFEASVPSFEEVAAKNESVTAILNTENGEFAALALVKAFRFKNALMEEHFNENYAESDSYPKAIFKGKINDFELSNLSETESEMTIDGSLTFHGVTKVLNSLPIILKIEEDNIIISGSFKVMVSDFEIEIPKIVKNKLSEEVAIVFNFKLIKK, from the coding sequence ATGAGACAAATTATAGGTTTATTACTGCTATTAACTGGCACAATCGCTACAAGTCAAAATAGATATTTAACCAAGACTGGCGAACTCTCATTTGAGGCTTCCGTGCCTTCTTTTGAAGAAGTAGCCGCAAAAAACGAATCGGTTACTGCGATATTAAATACTGAAAATGGTGAATTTGCCGCTTTAGCTCTAGTCAAAGCATTTAGATTTAAAAACGCTTTGATGGAAGAGCATTTTAACGAAAATTATGCTGAATCCGATAGTTATCCCAAAGCGATATTCAAAGGTAAAATAAACGATTTTGAACTTTCTAATTTAAGTGAAACCGAGTCCGAAATGACCATTGATGGTTCACTCACATTTCACGGCGTTACTAAAGTCCTGAATTCTCTTCCCATTATACTGAAAATTGAAGAGGATAACATTATTATATCTGGCAGTTTTAAAGTCATGGTATCGGACTTCGAGATAGAGATTCCTAAAATTGTAAAGAATAAATTATCTGAAGAGGTTGCTATCGTTTTTAATTTTAAGCTGATTAAGAAATAG
- a CDS encoding ferritin — translation MLSKSIEAALNKQVRIEAESSQIYLAMAIWAEVKGLEGISSFMYSQSDEEREHMLKLVKFINERGGQAHVSELNAPNVKHKSYKEMFEKLLEHEIFVSESINELVHISLQEKDYATHNFLQWYVAEQIEEEAMARTILDKVKMIGDDKGGLYLFDRDIQQLTISSAAETPGA, via the coding sequence ATGTTATCAAAATCCATAGAAGCCGCATTGAACAAACAAGTGAGAATTGAAGCTGAATCTTCGCAAATTTATTTAGCGATGGCTATTTGGGCAGAAGTTAAGGGACTGGAAGGCATCTCTAGTTTTATGTACAGCCAATCTGACGAAGAGCGCGAGCACATGCTTAAGCTTGTGAAATTTATTAACGAACGTGGCGGACAAGCACATGTTTCTGAATTGAATGCACCCAACGTAAAGCATAAATCCTATAAGGAAATGTTTGAAAAACTTTTGGAACATGAAATATTTGTATCTGAAAGCATCAACGAATTGGTTCACATCTCCTTACAGGAAAAAGATTATGCCACACACAATTTCTTACAGTGGTATGTTGCCGAGCAAATTGAAGAAGAAGCTATGGCAAGAACCATCTTAGATAAAGTTAAAATGATAGGAGATGACAAAGGTGGTTTATATTTATTTGACAGGGACATACAGCAACTTACTATAAGCTCAGCTGCGGAAACACCTGGCGCTTAA
- a CDS encoding TetR/AcrR family transcriptional regulator translates to MARTKKYNEAAVLDKAMHLFWRNGYEATTMQMLEQEMGINKFSIYSSFGNKHGLFVESLKSYKKKVNSIFEEFKNSHNGLEDIKTFFYNSIKISNTKGNEKGCLVTNTYNEFSDKQDVLINEEMSSFMNHLKQLFIDKLRLNSDKDEATILKQANFLLLAKHGLAAASRVNTQKEIEDYIEMTFKNL, encoded by the coding sequence ATGGCTAGGACTAAAAAATATAATGAAGCTGCAGTACTCGACAAAGCAATGCACTTGTTCTGGCGAAATGGTTATGAAGCTACAACCATGCAAATGCTCGAACAAGAAATGGGCATCAATAAGTTTTCGATTTATTCCAGTTTTGGAAACAAGCATGGTTTATTTGTTGAAAGCTTAAAGAGTTATAAAAAAAAAGTAAATTCTATTTTCGAGGAGTTTAAGAATTCTCATAATGGCCTTGAAGATATAAAAACCTTTTTCTACAATTCTATAAAAATTTCCAATACTAAGGGGAATGAAAAAGGCTGTTTAGTAACAAATACCTATAATGAGTTCTCAGATAAGCAAGATGTATTGATTAATGAAGAAATGAGTTCTTTTATGAACCATCTAAAACAATTATTCATTGATAAATTAAGATTGAATTCTGATAAAGATGAAGCTACAATATTAAAACAAGCCAACTTTTTGCTATTGGCGAAACACGGTTTGGCAGCTGCATCTAGAGTAAATACCCAAAAGGAAATAGAAGACTATATCGAAATGACATTTAAAAATCTATAA
- a CDS encoding carboxymuconolactone decarboxylase family protein, with product MTTLKVNTIESAPEESKASLKQSVKAFGMLPGLHGVLASSPQILEAYKTLHSLFSDSSFNDEELTVVWQTINVEHECHYCVPAHTGIANMMKVNPELSEALRNRNPMPSEKLQVLHDFTLKLVRNRGNVTEEDLNAFYKAGYEERQVLEVILGISQKVISNYTNHIANTPVDKAFQKYAWEPQAA from the coding sequence ATGACAACTTTAAAAGTAAACACTATCGAATCAGCACCAGAAGAAAGTAAAGCTTCACTAAAACAATCTGTAAAAGCATTTGGAATGTTACCTGGACTTCATGGAGTTTTAGCCTCATCACCTCAAATTTTAGAGGCTTATAAAACATTACACAGCTTATTTTCAGATTCCTCATTTAATGACGAAGAGCTTACCGTTGTATGGCAAACCATCAATGTAGAGCACGAATGCCATTACTGTGTACCAGCACATACTGGGATTGCTAATATGATGAAAGTTAATCCAGAGCTTTCAGAAGCCTTAAGAAACCGAAACCCTATGCCATCTGAAAAATTACAGGTCTTACACGATTTCACATTAAAGTTAGTAAGAAATCGTGGCAACGTTACAGAAGAAGATCTAAACGCATTCTATAAAGCAGGTTATGAAGAGAGACAAGTCCTAGAGGTTATTTTAGGTATATCTCAGAAAGTGATAAGCAATTATACTAATCACATTGCCAATACACCTGTTGATAAAGCGTTTCAAAAATATGCTTGGGAACCACAGGCTGCATAA
- a CDS encoding peroxiredoxin-like family protein codes for MNLTDQLAERKTNSAKAIPADKHAIMQNSTAALQSQNLSATALTKGQKLPAFTLKDVEGKPSSLKQFQSNFLVISFYRGGWCPYCNMELKALQDILPELTALDTELIAISPETPDNSLTTSEKNELKFSVLSDIDNAYAKSLGLVFQLPEDLQGVYNEFGIDVASHNGNTDFELPMPATYIVNKDREVIYSFVPEDYTERLEPTKILEIIKNR; via the coding sequence ATGAACCTCACAGACCAATTAGCAGAAAGAAAAACCAATAGTGCTAAAGCTATTCCGGCAGATAAGCATGCCATAATGCAAAACAGCACCGCTGCACTTCAATCTCAAAATTTGAGTGCAACAGCGTTAACAAAAGGACAAAAATTGCCAGCTTTCACCTTAAAGGATGTTGAAGGCAAGCCTAGCTCTCTAAAACAGTTTCAATCCAACTTTTTAGTCATCTCATTTTATAGAGGTGGTTGGTGTCCCTATTGTAATATGGAATTAAAAGCTTTGCAAGACATACTTCCTGAATTAACAGCATTGGATACAGAATTAATCGCAATATCACCGGAAACACCTGATAATTCATTAACCACCTCAGAGAAAAACGAATTAAAATTTTCAGTATTAAGCGACATTGATAACGCTTATGCAAAATCACTGGGATTAGTCTTTCAGTTACCGGAAGATTTGCAAGGCGTTTACAACGAATTTGGTATTGATGTAGCAAGTCATAATGGCAATACCGATTTTGAACTACCAATGCCAGCAACTTATATTGTAAATAAAGATAGAGAGGTTATCTACAGTTTTGTTCCTGAGGATTATACAGAGCGCTTAGAACCTACTAAAATCTTAGAGATAATTAAGAATAGGTAA
- a CDS encoding bestrophin family protein — MYTRKVFKIKDMAKWTRFETFLFIGIITAVVALYYFFDLAWLKIPWTPLALIGTAVAFVIGFQNNSAYGRIWEARKIWGGITNTSRTFGMYVQDMVNNDYATEKQSKEALQQEIKTLTYRHIAWMTALRHAMRVSKPWETVMNEKTNKEWSKKSSPPERNSTVEDDLKPYLSKEDLDYVMSKNNKQTAMLYLQSHHLQRLKEKHMIWEFSFLELEGILQELFTLQGQSERIKNFPYPRQFATLNHYFMWIFVLLLPLAIVPQFAEIGNDMSASHPTIGGLFIWISIPFYVSVAWVFHTMERIGRTGENPFEGSANDVPISTMARGIEIDLRQNLGESLEDIPKQFPEIYDTQM; from the coding sequence ATGTACACAAGAAAAGTTTTCAAAATAAAGGACATGGCAAAATGGACTCGTTTTGAGACCTTTTTGTTTATTGGTATTATTACAGCAGTTGTAGCATTATACTATTTTTTTGATTTAGCATGGTTAAAAATTCCATGGACACCGTTAGCTTTAATTGGTACAGCCGTGGCTTTCGTAATTGGTTTTCAAAATAATTCTGCTTACGGTCGAATTTGGGAAGCGCGAAAAATTTGGGGAGGCATTACAAATACCTCGAGAACGTTTGGAATGTATGTTCAAGATATGGTAAACAATGACTACGCTACCGAAAAACAATCAAAAGAAGCGCTGCAACAAGAAATAAAAACACTTACCTATAGACATATTGCATGGATGACTGCATTAAGGCATGCGATGCGAGTTTCTAAGCCTTGGGAAACCGTAATGAACGAAAAAACCAACAAAGAATGGAGTAAAAAATCGAGTCCACCAGAACGGAACTCCACTGTTGAAGACGATCTGAAACCTTATCTTTCTAAAGAAGATTTAGACTATGTAATGAGCAAAAACAATAAGCAAACCGCCATGCTTTATTTGCAATCGCATCATCTTCAACGTTTGAAAGAAAAGCATATGATCTGGGAATTTTCCTTTTTGGAACTGGAAGGTATCTTACAGGAATTATTCACGCTACAAGGACAGTCAGAACGTATTAAAAATTTTCCATATCCACGTCAATTTGCGACTTTAAATCATTATTTCATGTGGATCTTTGTCTTGTTATTACCATTGGCAATTGTTCCGCAATTTGCTGAAATTGGAAATGATATGAGTGCTTCCCATCCTACTATTGGAGGGCTTTTCATTTGGATTTCAATCCCTTTTTATGTGAGTGTCGCTTGGGTTTTTCACACTATGGAACGTATTGGTAGAACAGGAGAGAACCCATTTGAAGGCTCTGCAAATGATGTTCCGATTTCTACAATGGCTCGTGGCATTGAAATTGATTTAAGACAAAATTTAGGAGAATCATTGGAAGACATTCCAAAACAGTTTCCTGAGATTTATGATACGCAGATGTAG
- a CDS encoding MBL fold metallo-hydrolase, whose amino-acid sequence MEETADLNDQNWIHGSENCEDNMDPPIQVVQYNSHTWILRQNKCTNYEAPFMFLFFGNDKALLMDTGATEEGDIFPLYETVKEIINNWSEKNGEVELIVAHTHKHGDHYAGDGQFKGKPNTTVIGHEVENVQNFFKIKNWPQEIVDYDLGNRMMKIIPIPGHQASSIAVYDTSTKILLTGDTFYPGRLYIKDWNAFRISIERLVKFTDSNEVSTLLGNHIEMTQTAGVDYPMGTIYQPKEHQLPLSILTLKELSSALTNLGDTPTKEVHNSFIIFPVN is encoded by the coding sequence ATGGAAGAAACCGCTGACTTAAATGATCAAAATTGGATTCATGGTTCTGAAAACTGTGAAGATAATATGGACCCACCAATTCAGGTAGTTCAATACAATAGTCATACTTGGATTTTACGTCAAAACAAGTGTACAAATTACGAAGCACCTTTTATGTTCCTATTTTTTGGAAATGACAAAGCATTATTAATGGATACTGGAGCTACTGAAGAGGGTGATATTTTTCCTCTTTATGAAACTGTAAAGGAAATTATTAACAATTGGTCTGAAAAAAATGGAGAAGTTGAATTAATAGTTGCTCATACTCATAAGCATGGAGACCATTATGCTGGCGACGGACAATTCAAAGGAAAACCGAACACCACTGTAATCGGTCATGAGGTTGAAAATGTACAAAATTTTTTTAAGATAAAGAATTGGCCTCAAGAAATCGTAGATTATGATTTAGGAAATCGTATGATGAAAATAATACCTATTCCTGGACATCAAGCGTCTTCAATTGCTGTTTATGATACTTCCACCAAAATTCTTTTGACTGGAGACACCTTTTATCCTGGTAGACTATATATAAAAGATTGGAATGCTTTTAGAATAAGTATTGAACGACTTGTGAAATTCACTGACAGTAATGAGGTTTCAACGCTACTTGGAAATCACATTGAAATGACTCAAACAGCTGGCGTTGATTACCCCATGGGAACTATCTACCAGCCTAAAGAACATCAACTTCCGTTAAGTATACTAACATTAAAAGAACTTTCAAGCGCTCTAACAAATTTGGGAGATACACCAACAAAAGAAGTACATAATAGCTTCATAATATTTCCTGTCAATTAA
- a CDS encoding alpha/beta hydrolase-fold protein: MKTKIRTIKDINMTQGLKLVLTIGFIIFFQQFVKSQDKHNQQFLQKVGVLDSLYSKILDESRKIYVQLPASYTPEKSQKYPVAYVLDGEMFLPIVNEVQNFYSGGFTPEMVLVGISNDKNRVRDLTTSTITTKYGMPFNEKNGEANNFRKFIETELIPYVENKYPVTNYRTLIGHSYGGLFTISTLVNQPNLFANYLAIDPSLDWDDQKLLKEAQQVFAKQNYKNKALFMSLNGQLHMQNSQITIDNVMQDTTDFTLFSRSNIAFSNMVEENAKNGLSFEWKFYPRDIHGTIPFPSLMDGLILLFEWYQMENTDKINSFNTSKDELFSIIKYREEKLKKHFGYAEPPYPEDLLNMSGYMNMDMQQPEKAKMYFELATEYYPESANTYDSMSEYYEAQGDFANSIKYVTKAYELSGNDFYKKRIEELKRK, translated from the coding sequence ATGAAAACCAAAATAAGAACGATTAAAGACATTAACATGACCCAAGGATTAAAACTAGTATTGACGATAGGATTCATTATTTTCTTTCAACAATTTGTAAAATCACAGGACAAACATAATCAACAGTTTTTACAAAAAGTAGGTGTTTTGGATAGCCTCTATTCCAAAATATTAGACGAGTCAAGAAAGATTTATGTGCAATTGCCTGCCAGTTATACCCCTGAGAAAAGTCAAAAATACCCTGTAGCATATGTATTAGATGGAGAAATGTTTCTTCCCATAGTCAATGAAGTGCAAAATTTTTATAGCGGTGGTTTTACGCCTGAAATGGTACTAGTTGGTATCTCGAATGATAAAAATAGAGTAAGAGACTTAACCACTTCAACTATAACCACTAAATATGGGATGCCTTTTAATGAAAAAAATGGGGAAGCCAATAATTTTAGAAAATTTATCGAGACCGAACTGATTCCTTATGTAGAAAACAAATATCCGGTTACCAATTATAGAACACTAATTGGTCATTCTTATGGCGGTTTGTTTACTATTTCTACACTAGTTAATCAACCCAATTTATTTGCAAATTATTTAGCCATCGACCCAAGCCTGGATTGGGACGACCAAAAACTATTAAAAGAAGCCCAACAAGTATTTGCTAAACAGAATTATAAAAACAAAGCTCTATTTATGTCATTAAATGGACAATTACATATGCAGAACTCGCAAATAACCATAGACAATGTAATGCAGGATACAACAGATTTCACTTTGTTTTCCCGTTCGAATATTGCCTTTTCGAACATGGTAGAAGAAAATGCAAAAAACGGATTATCTTTTGAATGGAAATTTTACCCCAGAGATATACATGGAACAATTCCTTTTCCATCTCTCATGGACGGCTTAATTTTACTTTTTGAATGGTACCAAATGGAAAATACGGATAAAATTAATTCATTTAACACGTCAAAAGATGAGCTTTTTAGTATTATAAAATACAGGGAAGAGAAACTCAAAAAACATTTTGGATATGCTGAACCACCGTATCCAGAAGATCTATTAAATATGTCAGGTTATATGAATATGGACATGCAACAACCTGAAAAGGCCAAAATGTACTTTGAGCTTGCCACTGAGTATTATCCTGAAAGCGCGAACACTTATGATTCTATGTCCGAATACTATGAAGCACAAGGAGACTTTGCTAATTCAATTAAATATGTAACTAAAGCTTATGAATTAAGTGGTAACGATTTCTACAAGAAAAGAATCGAGGAACTTAAAAGAAAATAA
- a CDS encoding IS110 family RNA-guided transposase codes for MNKGIKFFGIDISHLVFDVTDSDGNYYQFKNNVSGFRKFIKLLDSKSHCAMEATGYYHYQLAYYLLESGIKLSVENPLAVKRFIQMKLSKVKTDKSDSKLICDYASQVDLNLWRGNSKDEIECLQIVRTLATYTKQSTMLKNKLHGESVLGEPSKAVVRSLKRSLKQLEKEAKMLEDKLVDLVNQSHQDLLTRLKSIPGIGPKTAMMLVVLTGGFDRFTSASELCSYAGLTPVIRQSGTSVNGRARISKMGNQKLRNLLFMCSFNACKCNKACREIYERIVAKGKSKKLALIAVCNKLLKQAFAIAKSGLIYDDTYRSTLVKN; via the coding sequence ATGAATAAAGGTATTAAATTTTTTGGAATTGACATTAGCCATTTGGTGTTCGATGTTACGGACTCTGACGGCAATTACTATCAGTTTAAAAACAACGTTTCAGGTTTTAGGAAGTTTATAAAACTCTTAGATTCAAAGAGTCATTGTGCTATGGAGGCTACGGGTTATTACCACTATCAATTAGCCTATTATTTACTTGAATCAGGTATCAAATTATCAGTTGAGAATCCTTTAGCGGTGAAACGATTTATCCAGATGAAGCTCTCAAAGGTAAAGACAGATAAGAGTGACTCTAAACTGATTTGCGACTATGCTAGCCAAGTAGATTTAAACCTTTGGAGAGGCAATTCTAAAGATGAAATAGAGTGTCTTCAAATCGTGAGAACCTTAGCGACCTATACAAAACAGAGCACCATGCTTAAAAATAAGTTACACGGGGAATCTGTTTTGGGCGAACCAAGTAAAGCTGTGGTAAGGTCTCTAAAACGTAGTTTAAAACAGTTAGAGAAAGAGGCAAAAATGTTAGAAGATAAGTTGGTGGATTTAGTAAATCAATCACACCAAGATCTGTTAACACGATTAAAATCTATACCTGGTATTGGACCAAAAACTGCCATGATGTTAGTGGTATTAACGGGAGGGTTTGATCGCTTTACCAGCGCCTCAGAATTATGCAGTTATGCAGGACTTACACCAGTTATTAGGCAGAGTGGAACTAGTGTAAATGGACGAGCTCGGATAAGCAAAATGGGCAATCAAAAGCTTCGGAATCTGTTATTTATGTGCAGTTTTAATGCTTGCAAATGTAACAAGGCTTGTCGTGAAATTTATGAGCGAATAGTAGCCAAAGGAAAGAGTAAAAAACTAGCGTTAATAGCCGTATGTAATAAACTACTAAAACAGGCCTTTGCAATTGCTAAATCAGGATTAATATATGATGATACTTATAGAAGCACTTTAGTGAAAAATTAA
- a CDS encoding single-stranded DNA-binding protein: MNTIKNKVQLIGNLGKDPEITNFESGKTLAKFSIATNDSYKNAKGEKVDDTQWHNVVAWGKTAEIIEKYVTKGKEVAIEGKLTTRSWDDKDGIKRYITEVVCSELLMLGNK, translated from the coding sequence ATGAACACCATTAAAAACAAAGTACAGTTGATTGGTAACTTAGGAAAAGACCCAGAAATCACCAATTTTGAATCCGGAAAAACCTTAGCAAAATTTTCTATCGCTACTAACGATAGTTACAAAAACGCAAAAGGCGAAAAAGTTGATGACACGCAATGGCATAACGTCGTAGCGTGGGGAAAAACGGCTGAGATCATTGAAAAATATGTCACCAAAGGTAAAGAAGTAGCTATTGAAGGAAAGCTAACCACAAGATCTTGGGACGATAAGGATGGTATAAAGCGCTACATCACCGAAGTGGTTTGCAGTGAGCTTCTAATGCTCGGTAATAAATAG
- a CDS encoding 3-hydroxybutyrate dehydrogenase gives MMDKTALITGSTSGIGLGIARQFAKEGYNIMFHGLESNGQDIANDIGKQYHIKVSFSKANLLQSEAIETLVKEAIDTFGSLHVLVNNAGIQYVSPIEDFPNTKYENIIAINMNAVFYASKAVWKQMKKQNFGRIINVSSVHGIRASEFKSAYVTAKHGVIGMTKVLALEGAKFNITCNAICPGYVKTPLVEGQIKDQAKAHNMTEDEVVEKVMLKKQAVKQFVPLDAIADMAILLAKDSSTTITGTSFVLDGGWSAQ, from the coding sequence ATGATGGATAAAACCGCTCTTATTACAGGAAGCACCAGCGGAATTGGTTTAGGCATCGCACGTCAATTTGCTAAAGAAGGCTATAACATAATGTTTCATGGTTTAGAATCCAATGGACAAGATATAGCCAATGACATTGGAAAACAGTACCATATTAAAGTCAGCTTTTCAAAGGCCAATTTATTACAATCTGAAGCCATTGAGACTTTAGTAAAGGAAGCCATAGATACGTTTGGAAGCCTGCATGTTTTAGTCAATAATGCAGGTATTCAATATGTGTCGCCAATTGAGGATTTTCCAAATACTAAATACGAAAACATAATTGCCATAAATATGAATGCTGTGTTCTACGCTTCAAAAGCGGTCTGGAAACAGATGAAAAAGCAAAATTTCGGAAGAATAATCAATGTATCATCTGTACATGGTATAAGAGCGTCAGAATTTAAATCGGCTTATGTAACGGCAAAACATGGGGTAATTGGAATGACCAAAGTATTAGCGTTGGAAGGCGCTAAATTTAATATCACTTGTAATGCTATATGTCCTGGATATGTCAAAACACCTTTGGTGGAAGGTCAGATAAAAGACCAAGCCAAAGCGCATAACATGACGGAAGACGAGGTTGTGGAAAAAGTAATGCTAAAAAAGCAAGCCGTTAAACAATTTGTGCCACTTGATGCTATTGCAGATATGGCCATTTTATTAGCCAAAGATAGTTCGACGACCATTACAGGTACATCATTTGTTTTAGATGGCGGTTGGAGCGCACAATAA